The DNA sequence TTAAGCATCAACTGACATCATTTGACAATTATTAATCTCAAGCAAGAACagggtaattttgaaaaataagtagaTGTAGATATTATAACTGGGGCTCATCCCTCTGAATGCTCACTGCTTGGTGTGAAGCATGTGGATGAAAATAACATTCATTGCTTCCACAAAAAGTTTTGTGAAAATAGCAGGTATGCAGCAAAGAGTACTTCAAACCCAACTGCTGGTTCACTTTAATCACAGGATTAAAAATTGGCACAGGTACTAGGATTATTCATGACAATCATTCTCTACATGTGTGCCagctttaaaatttcctcaATATTGTTAAAGGCTGGGTTTCCCACACCTTCAAAGACCATTTACAAGTGGGgcagtggcaaggaatttttacAGGGTTTATAGTGTAGTTTTTCctacataaaattttgtgaaaaacctAAAAAACTTCCAAAAAGCACTTCTAAGGGGAGAAAAAGCTATTCAAAATCCAACCGATCATAAGTCGAAAGTCGAATTGATGTAGATAGGCGAAGCCTAAAGCTGAGTTCGGTAAGTCAGCAAACGCCGTTTTCTGTGTAATAATGAAATGCTACGAGTACCAACTTTGAAATGTATTAGAATAGTGGAAAAAGGAGAGACTCTTACCGCTGAAACAGGTAAAGGTTTTAGCCTGGAGAAGTTTTTATATTCTAATTTTGCTCGTTGTAATAAAGCTATATTCTGCTCGTATGGACACACATTTAAGTGCTTAACTTTACAAACAGGTCCGCCaccaaaactgaaaaagagAATAATGCCAAGTTACTCAGTCGAAATCATCTCTCTTTAGAGTTGctattcttgaaatttgattttgattcttAGGATACCCAGCATGAGAATATTTAAAAACTACTGACAATAGATATAAGTCACGgcaggaaaaatgaagaaatttacGCATGGTAATTAGCATACCAAAAGAGCGTGTCTGTAAAAGATGCGAGTTAAATGTGTTGTTAGGTCAAGGAAGCTTCAGAACCAACCTTCGAATATTGACTTGAGGTCTTAGATAGACATATACTATGACTCCCacacaaatttcagtgaaagcACTGGAAATTCATGATCTGGAGGTCTCTTCAGTGCGCCAAAGCACTCATATCAAATTATTTGCAGTGtaaaccttgatttttttttttttaaaaaaagtatcacgATGATCGATTTTAATGTATTATTCTTAGAAATTATTAGTGCTGCCTTTGACATCAAAGCAACAGAATTTCAGAGGGGTGtctaataattaaaaatacccgatcaaaatttcacattataAAAACCTGAACAGATtaaataaaagaatgaaaaaaaaactgtagaagATACAAGCTAATATCAGCTAAATTACTTTAGAGGGAGAGGGAAGGGGAGGGCAAAGTGATTGATcgcgaaaattgaattttgccgATAAAACTGACTTTGATCATACTTACTTGGAATGAAAGAAATCCCAAAGAGACTTTGGAATGGGCTCAGCTAGCTGGTTAAGATACTGCTCTTTGGAAGGAATAAGAGAGCCATGGCTACAAAGAAAATCTGAATTATTAATTGGACCAGGTTCTGCAAAAGTATTAAACCGTAACATCCATTGCTTTGAAATATAGTAGAGGTCGGTCGAACTCAAAAAAGGCTCTTTGAGGAAATCTACCACTTGACATCTTAATTGATTTATTCTTGCATTGCTTTTCCTGAAACAAAGAAGGATCAaatttaagaaagaaatgaaaaaaaaagaaaaacaaattctaaCTGTCTCCAGCATAAATGGTATAAACAATACTTTGGATGCAAAATATCCTAAATGACATTCAAAATTACAATATCATAAAAAGGCAACTTGTGATTGAATAATGAACAGTAAATTGGAACTTCCTACTCGCAAAGCAACCATCATCGCGAAATCAGGAGAATTTTCTCATGCAAAAAAGTACCATCCGGATCCGGTATTATCCTGTTCCGGTCGGATACTTCCAAGAACTATCCAGTATCCGGCTCCGGCCTTATACAAAAAATCAATATCTCTATCCGGTAacgagaaaaattcatttcagCCCAACTCTAAATAGCACCTTTTTTAAAATagaggtaaataaataaattaaggaTACAATAAAAGCAAGAAATTGAACAAAGAGTGCAAATTTGTGAATAATAGTACAGGTACCTATAAAAGAGAACGTAGGCTTCACAAGAGTTGACAGTTTCCGCTGAGACACGAGTGACACACTGATCATCAAATTCATACCATTCGCCTGATGTAGCATGCAAACAATATGCAATGTAGTGCCCTCCACTGCCAGCATTACCATGATGACAAATAACGGAAAATAGGTCAAAGCTTGTGACTTCGTCTTTGCAGTCTGAAAACAGATGAATACATTGTGAAATGAGTTCTCATTATTTCCAATAGAGAACATAAAATAGTTAAAATTATGGAGAAAATAAGTTCTTACTCCATAGCAATCATCCATTGACCAATCTTCAAGCAACTTAACTCAACATCTTTTAGGCCCTGGCTTGTCTTtaaattcagggaaaacgacCTTTAAAATTAATGCTTGGCCATGACCTATTGCTTCCCAcaatgcctttttttaaaaatttgtttaactCATTGATATCGTTGGACATGTTTTCTGACAAGAAgttcatttttattatctttctgTTTGTAGTAACAAAAAGGTTGTCTAAggcaaaaagaggaaaattaagcGACCAAAACCatcaaaacctttaaaaatggTGTCCTGACAATTAATCGGGGCTGATTTCTGATGAGAACAATATGTCACCTGCCCAATTTCTTGCACAACAATTCTTTGTCAAACAATTCATGGCTTGTTAAAAAGAGTCTGACTACAAAAGAGAAAGTTGAAGGCAAGATTGGGTTTTCCTTACCCATATTATGCAAATGCATAAAAAAACTTGTGTGTTTGCAGCTTGCTATGATTGAATTATTTAAGCTATTAAATGTTCCAGatgtttttatgatttttgactTAATTGATGAGTTTCTACCTACCTTACttattttgacagaaaaaattattcttctttCCCTTGCTTTCTTGTCAACAGAATATTGTGAGGCTTTGAATTGTTAACTCCTCACaatgcttaaaattttggtaaGAACAATTTTAAACTGATAAGAAAGTGAAGACTTCTGCGCGAAGTTTGAGCAGGTGACAGTTTCAAAAACTAAATCAATGGACAAAAACCTGTCATAAATGACATACCTTTGTGAAGGAACGGTCGCATGTCTAGACCTTCAAGAGGGAAATTGACATAACTGCTTATTTTGGATGAAAACATTATTTCATGCCTAAATCTTTTCAGATGAATACAAAGAACTTCGGGTAACTCCAACACTTTCGAAAATTTCATaccatttcttaattttttacatttttcacaactgaaacaaattgaaaaaaaattagattaattCAAATTGTGGCGGAATCAGATTATGATGGAATTTGAATCTTTATTGAGTTTGTGGAATGATTAATAAAAAGTATGGTTAGctggttaaaataaaaagaaagcgACAATTTATTCAGCTGGTCatgcaaaaacaaacaaaaaaaattaaaagaactcACAAGAGCACAAGGTAGCTGGTGAACAACCAACTAGAGATTATATGACTCAAATTTTGCCAACTTCATTTTTAGAACAGAACGCAATTTTAAAGTCGATTCTTCTCTGCTTTTAAAAAGTCTTTCAAATATGACAACCCTGGCAATATTTGTTTAAAACTCATTATGGTTACCGGTATTAGATTGAAATAAACATAGGTCCTTTGATCGCTGGCCTTGCAGGCGTGCTTAAAATGCACCTGATTGACTGGTCACTATTGCAAACTCACTGCTCGGTGAcgtaacaaagaaaaaaatgctgagATGTTTGGAGACAAAATTGGCAACGCTAGTAGCGAATATGAGCATATTCAGAAATAACTACTGGCTGCTCATTATTTATCTACCTTTGCAAAATATTCCTATGAGAATTCTTGCATCCAGatacaggcccgccacaaggggggggatactgggtccttggtaccggggcccgtgacgcaggtgacaaaccactacgaattcatgtgtaacccttgtctcgtagggaaaagtgaaaaaattaccctaaaattccgcaaaaggtgaataaagtttcaaaaacacgctagggcactataaaatttttcttacttttttagagattttcaagattttgagtatatgtagaatgatatttttagtaactgtgtttcattttcttccgttgtaggatgctaagaggctcctttctgggcatcctcgacttcaatggcttaactcctttgccatagacgtacgaaaggggagtccaggggggcccggctccccatagaattgaaaattatcatctgccccctcaaaaaaaaatttacagatgttttgaatgcaacaattcgaaagtttttggtgctgaaagtaaacaaaaaggcgtaattattctgcagaaattgatggaaaatctccatcataagagcttcataatgcgtccaaatagatttaaaatttcaaaaatttcccgggggaggccccccggacccccccccccccctgtgctaggggcccgggccagaaaattggtaccagggcccaagatgagatgtggcgggcctgtccaGATATCTCTGATCTTTTATGCGAGTGGGCCATCAAAAAGTAAATGCATAGATTTCCTACTGGATATTTAAGACAGTGAGAGTTCTTTTTCCAggtaatacattttaaaaaatgtttcaaaactaaatttaaattaatgtaaaaacatgttaaattgacaaaaaaaattctctattttAAGATAATGAGCTGCTTACGATGAAAAAGAAGTTACCTGTACATATTATCTCCTTTAAGCTCATCCGCACTAAAAAAAGCAGCTAAACAATCATGAAGTCCTACAGTTGGTCCCCAAAACCAGGAACATAGCCACTCCCAAAACCACACAAACCAACCCTGCTgtaaaaaataatgacaaagAAGGATTTAAACTTTATGATAGCGCTTAGACAACTTAATGATATCAAGTATGGGGGGTAACATAGACTCTTAATGATTACGAAGTCCAGAAAGTACATTTTTAAGATAAACGAGGTCACAAAGATCGGACCTGAAGATATACCAAAGGTTATTTTTTCGTCTACTTTCGTTTTGTCCAATTGCAAAGTGCACAACGACAGGATACTGCCTGTTTCTGGGCTTTAGAGGCTGTCTTTCCAGTCAGCCCGGCTCTGCTAATACTACTTCTACTACTCTTACTGCTACTTTATAAATGACAAAGGAAATTTTAACAAGGTTCAGACacaaactttaaatttctgtGCAAAAAAACTGGTTGACCcattttattcaaaacttttgtaCTTAAGCAACAAACATTAGGATCCAATGCCTCAGGAGGGATTCACTGGGCTAGAAAACACTTTATTAATTGGTATATAGGATAAAAATGTAGAGAAATCAATAAGACCGGTACCTGATCCATAGCGTAAAGTTTAGTGCATTTGGCTAAGGTGCTGCTGTTATTGCCAACTGCTGAGGTTTGATGCAGTAGAGTTAGATGATCTCTATTTGGTATTGGTAATGACAAGTCTTGGAAAGTTTCCACTGTGTCGGATCTCTGAGGGCAATAAAACTACTGATTAAGATCAACGAAAAGACGAATACAAATAAGGTGTACTACTTAATTAATATTCAACCAACTAGGGACACACGAAGCTAGATGAACGTTTATTTGATACGCTGTAATTTTTGATAcaggaatttttcatttcagtcaAATTAGGGTGATTCCCAAAGTTTGAAGGGCTGATTGATAAATTCATGAGTTGTTCCAGAATTGTGTAGGTGGGTGGAGGATAGGATAGGACGTTTTATCAAGGAATCAGCCAATTTGATTCAGATATACATCACTCGATGAATCTTAGAAATACGAAAAAGAGAGgtcctttcgatttttttccagatatacCATTTTCTGTAAGGAAAGATGGCCTAGAGATCACAGATGTTAAAAGTTTGTGAAAAGTTAAGTCTCAGTGACATTGGCTGGTTACAGCCTAGAGAGcaaacattttcttcattttaacaCATCTGTAAGGGAATCAAGCAGGCGCTTAAAGATGAGGTGAATAACATTTAGAGTTCGCCTTTCAGCTGCAAGGCGAATCCTGTTGCATGAGCGTAAAAATACCATTGCATTTCAATTTCTGTCAGAGGGAGTCTGCTTCCTGGTCGTATAAAGGAAGGCTAGATtgttcttcacttttttttatactaatatCCAGGAATTAAAAATGCTAAAGAAGGAGAACGAAACCtgtaattttgaataaaatgaaaGTCAAAGGTTGAAAGATTCTTACCCTTTGACATGTTAAACACTGAACTGTACTCAGAAGTTTTCCATTGAAGATGTCCGATATTATGCTTCTGTACTTAACTAACTTATTTCTATTTCGATACCTTGTGACacctgaaagtaaaaaaagtaattaaattttgacagatgagtgaattttccttgaaaataaacaaagtcataatctcatttaaaaaagaggatgctttaaaaaaattaacatctaTTTTTGGTCCATCTGATAgagcttaaaatttaatttcactaagaattttaataaaatgtcaTCTGGATCCAACCAGTGCCGGAGCTAGACATTTGACGCCCAAGTGCAAGTGTGAACCAGGCATACCCTTTACGGAGGTATCTAACCAAACTTTCGCCGAGGGACCGCAGGGAGTATATCCTCCAGAACATTTCGAAAATATATAGGTTTATGTAATATTGCAAGGGTTATTGCTGGGTATTGTTGGTCTCTTGACACTGAGACTTTGTTGAGGCTTTACGTATGAGATAGAATGGGATATTTATAGGAGATAGTAGCAACATTGCCATCAATATTGTCAGATGCAATTTCTAAGAGATATTGATACAATATTGCTGAACAATACTGACCAAAAAAAATACTATGCAAGTGATCGGAAAACCAGGGAAATTAatatttaggcaaaaaaaaaccatgagcGATATTATTTACTGGTACATACCTGCAATATTAATACAATATCCCTCAAAAGTATTGTCCTATGTCTCATAGGTAAGTAACGTTGCTACAACATATCCTATCCGTACATTGTTCAGACTAGGGGGATATTGAAGTAACGTTAGGGCAATAACTCTTTGAAGGAcacaaaaatataatgaaaaaaatcattagacGGTAACGGAAAGTTGTCTGATGAGACTGAGACGCCTATGGGGAGGTGGCTGGCGTTCACTAACTCTTGGAAAACCGAAAACGTGGcaattgggggagggggggaggactCAGTAGCTGGATAAAACAGTGCATAGTTAACAGCACCCTTTACTACAggcctactcttgtatttctgtatAGGTGCAAATGCAGGGTAAGAGGGCGCCAGACTGCCTACGGACCAGGTGGAggttttgtcctaaatttacctATTAGACAGCAATTTAattctttcttaaattttgttatTGGTGTATTTTTATGCCCCCCTTTTCTCCCCGGACTCTGTTTTCAAtttcctttcctcctttttaaACCCTATTCCCctgttttcctcctttttttttttcttccacttcGCCCCTTCTTTCTTGCTTTTACTGCTCCTCCTTTTAATCTTTTCAACTCTTTTTACTTTTCTacttctctttcctttttctttttttctctcctctcctttcATAGCGCCCCCAAGGGCTGGCGCCTGagtgcgccgcacgccctgcatATGCCCTTTCTCCGGCCCTGGATCCAACAATGATTCATTTCTTCAAGAAGCAGGGTGATTTATTGAataatacttcattttattacaaaatttaaagagaggaagaagTTATACTTACTGTTCTGACGTCTGGATGAAATTGATTTGGACCTGCACCTTTCTTCAGCATTCTGGAGCCTGATAAGAACAAATAATATGAGCTAATTTAATCAAATATTGGcccctcaataaaaaatgacatgaaaacttggcatgctaaaattacgaaaaaaaatgatgctTCGATAGGACTTTATCACAATGAGGAGTTCAGAGTCTAATTAGTAGTGTTCATCTAAAATTTTTGGATGGTTAAAACTGACGAGCTCTATGCTttgcagcgcatcaacggcaaagcatagagcttgaggatggccggcgcatcgaagagtgtgatgagtacaagtatctcggtgtctggcttgatcaggatggaaggatggatagagcaattaaggacaggatcatccagggcaggagagccattgCGATGCTGatcggggtgctctgggatgaGAGCATTTCAAAGGcgaacaagcaccggatatatgacgccatcgttaaaagtatcgtgctctatggtagtgaagtgtggcctttgacaaAAAGAatgcaagaaatgttgagggcaactgaaatggatttttggcggcgatctgccggcatttcaagacgggaccgtgtccgtaatgagagaattcgccaggtaatgaaggttgagaaagatatcgtgcacgacgtcatgtccaggcagttatgctggtatggacatgtgcaaagaatgtcggaggagaggttgcccaaacaagttttggattgggtaccacctgggaagaggcgacagGGACGTCCcataaagggttggcggcagggcgttgacgaagagtcGTTGCGGtatcagttgcccgataacctctgggaagacaggcatatgtggcgtttgggtgttgtagaacgccagagtgcattgtaaagcgactttatatatatataaaactGACAAGCAATTTACTACAGTGACTTGCTTCacaattcatttgaaaatcttCCGCAGGTGAACGCAGACTGCGTATTGCAGTAATGCTGTGGTTTTTTCACGATTTGATCACTGAATACAGTGGCCAGATAGCTCTGTTAACTTTCAAATGAGTTTTCATGCTAAGACATGAGATAGAGATCTAAGAACCAAAAGCTCGAGGCATTAGCCTTATCTCCTGCAGAAAAAAAtgcgagaattttttcttgatcaTTAATTTAATAGCtatacaaaatttcaaccaaaaaatgcataaaacggCCGTAAATTCACTTCATTACTCCAAAATGGAATTAGAGTGTTGGAGGCTTGGAAATCATTGTGCTgagtatgtaatgagcatcACATAGAATGAATAAGAGGCCAATTTCCATCATTTGCTTTAACACTTTATGAATGGCTAAAAGAGCATTTGCAAGTTAACGAGTAAAATAATAAAGGATATAAAGCCAATGGACTAAGACTTACATAGGTTTAGTTCTCCTATCTGTTTCATCACTCAATGAACTGCGCTCACTGACACCAGAATCACAGGTTTCATACTCATCTCCATCCGATTGGCTGGATAAGCTTGCTATACTGCTTGCTCCGTCAAAGCCTCGTGGATTTTCTTCTTCATTATCACCATCGTTGCCAGATAAATCATCATCAACCTCAAATTTTCGAGCTGTCCAAAACAAATGCAATATGTTCATCAAATCGATAGAACTTAACTATCATCATAAACTAtggattcatttttaaaatggaaatgaCAAGATAGCAATTCTTTGAATGAACTTTATTGTTGTTTTTGTACTCACCTTTGAGTTAACAACAATCttatgaattaaaaatattcacgTTGTCATCTAAAAAACTTATTTACTTTCATTCGCAAGAAAACTCAGCACTGATGAGGGTGAACTGGAGTGGGGCAGAAACCCTGGCAATAATTTCTTATAATGTGAATAAAATTAGGTGATAGTTAAGTTTTCAAGGCacagtttttattcatttatacCTATCATTGCTTAAGGgctatatttattttaaaatttatgaactTACGAGATTTTGGTTTGTGGTCAATCGATGATTCAGAAACAGGAACCTTCAACTCCTCATGCAGCTGATCCATGAAACATCTGAGGAATTCTTGGGTGTCATGTTGATGGTATCCCCGAAACATGGGATGTACCttaaataaaacaagaaaaaaacatgagAGAGGAACAGAAAAAGATAAGATggatgaaattgatgaaaaaaatgcaaaaataataaaaagtaaaagATCCTCCCAGTAAGAATAGGTGCATAGCTGATTCACTTTTTTAGACCCGGCATAGTTCAATTTTTTGAGGATTTAGAGGTGATAGAAAAGAAATTTAAGGTGGCagcttttatttaatttttaggcTTTGGTCTTGAACTTGTTTTAGGCGTTTTCCAAGACTTGAAATATTTCTGTCTGAGTGATTCAACAAAATCTCTATTATTGAAGGTAGCAGAAATATAACATGTgccatttaaaaatgtttggatggaaaaaatgaaatttaaagatACCCATAATTGGGAAATTTGAGAGGGATGAGCTTGTGTCTCTGTATGAGTCCATTTTAGATAAATAATCCCTTCAATGTCGAAGtaaatgataataaaaatcTTCAGTACTGGTGctgaaaggaaacttggcattACATATATTGCAGGCGATTAGTCAAATAAGGCAATTTATCCAGCGCCTAGGCAGATAGCTTTACTTCGACagtttatgaaattttgtaaaatggcAAAGAGCTCACGATTTCAAGTCAAAAAAGCTAGCAGACATTCAACTTCCcgagacaaaatttcagttctacgctatttggaaaaagaaaaaaatatatgatcTGACGTTCAAAATGGCCCTTCTATAAAACCAAAGACAGAAATGCTTGATTGATAAACATTGTTATTCAAGACAggataaaatcaattttttactcaCATTCCGAATACCAAAGAGAATGCCAGTAGGTGCAACATAGCCAGGACGTTTTTTATGCCATATATCACGAATTAATCGATGATAAGAGCGAGATAACAGCAGAGGTGTTGCTTGCTCAGTGGAGGGAGGATCTTGAGCAGTAAGCACTTCAAGAGcaaaatctagaaaaaactCTGTCAAAGGTGGTGTGTTGGACAAGGCTTGAAGGGCAGCATTCATGTAGCAAGTATTCCCTA is a window from the Bemisia tabaci chromosome 5, PGI_BMITA_v3 genome containing:
- the Usp20-33 gene encoding ubiquitin carboxyl-terminal hydrolase 20, encoding MATYTVSCKHSTSVNLIQSDLEKIKRSNRAECSVCGRFPTDQNAYLWVCLHDDCLKTLCCFEDDERLDHGIAHFQANPVHSVHLQMPQSRAWCYLCKSEVSLVTTERKNIKHRVFRNNSYNDLPEDDSDDDVYSSSEDPKPTGLTGLQNIGNTCYMNAALQALSNTPPLTEFFLDFALEVLTAQDPPSTEQATPLLLSRSYHRLIRDIWHKKRPGYVAPTGILFGIRNVHPMFRGYHQHDTQEFLRCFMDQLHEELKVPVSESSIDHKPKSPRKFEVDDDLSGNDGDNEEENPRGFDGASSIASLSSQSDGDEYETCDSGVSERSSLSDETDRRTKPMLQNAEERCRSKSISSRRQNSVTRYRNRNKLVKYRSIISDIFNGKLLSTVQCLTCQRRSDTVETFQDLSLPIPNRDHLTLLHQTSAVGNNSSTLAKCTKLYAMDQQGWFVWFWEWLCSWFWGPTVGLHDCLAAFFSADELKGDNMYSCEKCKKLRNGMKFSKVLELPEVLCIHLKRFRHEIMFSSKISSYVNFPLEGLDMRPFLHKDCKDEVTSFDLFSVICHHGNAGSGGHYIAYCLHATSGEWYEFDDQCVTRVSAETVNSCEAYVLFYRKSNARINQLRCQVVDFLKEPFLSSTDLYYISKQWMLRFNTFAEPGPINNSDFLCSHGSLIPSKEQYLNQLAEPIPKSLWDFFHSNFGGGPVCKVKHLNVCPYEQNIALLQRAKLEYKNFSRLKPLPVSAGGECLSQPLFAVSASWFKQWEQFVRGEVLTPPGPIDNSPLVSSGPQNNHREDSFCPLSREQWNYLENIYGGGPEIEILLQGQHSLRDSCIKSVRSLDFEPHTFTNQCECIKLNVNAANEFELKKFDESETDFDPL